Genomic segment of Parageobacillus genomosp. 1:
GGCCGCCTAAGTCAAAGGCCATATACTTTCCAATCGTTAGCGAATCTATCGGAGTCCACGGCTTCGGCTCATAGCCAAGCAGCCGAAACTCAATCGGCAGCCTCCCTTCCTGTTTGGCAAGCTCGATATAGGCGTTGACACCGTCGGCAAACGCCTGCAGCACCTTTTTCGCTTCTTCGTTATATGCGTCATAGGAGGCTTTCGCGGCGCGGCGCAATCCGAGCGTGCGGAAAAATTTATCGCGCTTGACCGTCGCCTCGCCAATCACTTCGCTTAATTGGCCCGACGCCTGCCGTCTGCTTAAATCCATTTGAAACAGACGATCCTGTGCCTGAACAAAACCTTGGGCAAAAAATAAATCATGCTCATTTTTCGCGGTAATGTGCGGAACACCGTTTTCATCCCGAACGACTTTCACTTCCGCCAACAATCCCGGTACAGAAAGTTCTCCCTTTGTTTGCGGAAGCGAACGGTTTATGTAAGCGTTTACAAACATAACGATTCCGACCACAGCGAAGACAATAATAACTAACGTACTCCATACAGTCTGTTTCCATCTCTTCGTCTTCATTTGCGGATGAGCAATTGTTTTCATCTAATTCCCCCTTTCCTTGTACTTAAAATATATTGCAACCGAAATTAAAAAACTCCTTGTTTGCCTCAAATGTAATATTTTTATATATTTGGTAACATCCTTCCGATTATACACTTAAATGTGCCGCTATGTCCGAAAAAAATTTGCTAAAAATCATTCAAACACTCGATCCAAAAAAGAATCCCGTTAATTAGAAACATTCCGGTAAATCATTGCTTTTTCGCTTTAAAACAGCCGAGAGCGAGTCTATTGATTCACCCTCGTTACATTATTTTGGTTTTGAAGTCTTCTTGCATAAAAAAGAGAGGGAGCCCCTCTCATTAGTAAAGCAAGTACTTCTTTCTGATCTTCATAAATGTTTCTACATCTTTCTCCCATTTTTGTTTCATTTCTTCCACCGGCATTCCGTCTTCAATCGCCTGACGCACCCAGCCATTGCCAATAAGCTGATCGAAATACGAAATACCTTGGCTGTTTTCTTGGCTAAAGGCAAATTGACCTGGATATAAATCATGAATGGTTTTGACAATGGATAGACCGGTTTCTACTGGTTTAAACGCATGACGATCCGTCACATGAATTTGGATGCCATGTGTTAATTTTCCGCTATGTTTTGAAAAAGTCGGCGTGAAACTGGCTGGGCGGAAAATAACGCCTGGCAGATGCAGGGCATTTAGTTTCTCCGCCAATTCGATACTGTCGATAAACGGAGCGCCGATAAGCTCAAACGGCTTTGTCGTTCCCCTGCCTTCCGATACGTTCGTTCCTTCGATGAGAGCCGCTCCCGGGTACACAAGCGCAGTATCTAACGTCGGCATATTCGGAGACGGCAATACCCATTGCAGCCCTGTATCATCGTAATACATGGAACGCTTCCAGCCTTTCATTTTCACAACCGTCACATCGGCACCGATGCCAAACTCCTTGTTGAACAACAAAGCAAGCTCTCCTACCGTCATTCCATGGCGCAGCGGAATCGGATACATGCCAACAAAGGAAGAATACTTCGGATCGAGTACAGGCCCTTCTACTTTCATGCCGCCTAGCGGATTTGGCCTATCTAATACAATAAATGGAATATT
This window contains:
- a CDS encoding exo-beta-N-acetylmuramidase NamZ domain-containing protein; protein product: MQKRWWIVFTTVILSLSLFTGVLAKGPSKEKRNQKLELGVEVLLKEKKYLIKGKRVGLITNPTGVDERLNSVVDLLYNDPDIQLVALYGPEHGVRGSAQAGEYVPFYIDEKTGLPVYSLYGPTKKPTPEMLKGVDVLLFDIQDVGTRFYTYIYTMAYAMEAAKENNIPFIVLDRPNPLGGMKVEGPVLDPKYSSFVGMYPIPLRHGMTVGELALLFNKEFGIGADVTVVKMKGWKRSMYYDDTGLQWVLPSPNMPTLDTALVYPGAALIEGTNVSEGRGTTKPFELIGAPFIDSIELAEKLNALHLPGVIFRPASFTPTFSKHSGKLTHGIQIHVTDRHAFKPVETGLSIVKTIHDLYPGQFAFSQENSQGISYFDQLIGNGWVRQAIEDGMPVEEMKQKWEKDVETFMKIRKKYLLY